A single Pieris rapae chromosome 2, ilPieRapa1.1, whole genome shotgun sequence DNA region contains:
- the LOC110995196 gene encoding UPF0415 protein C7orf25 homolog: MSLTAEELICMLEEKIQYARDLIERLHIIKMVEGVPKLQRKIQQEMDFLMRLKKSKKVKVEQLSCSNLRHLGAMVDCALRPGVVSVCKIFHINADSKLVIDIISENGKVWTKVIARNPKSLSALSEGNASYGARSILDQAVDYVECAKLYPCMFKPPKVIFEFVSGIEKNLAHRLKSHGIVVSGEILPNSTDYFDECSDSSSAEDTGGNSTNEHAGIFSNDKDIGINTLNLDVTAMMAYVSNMTNGYCKYLFQQDVLTQQAAWDDERPVKPILDKLFEGKTLVCCRTAWDNFEKIVQTLGGPMEKKRSMNLKEMLTIHDDDYGGPDDYPRQNLKVRGNVRLRSKTVFNFGHRIKALTVSANVGFIRAAMQQGVNYAAFIHESRALTEGKEGSATKIL; encoded by the exons ATGAGCTTAACTGCAGAAGAACTAATATGTATGTTGGAGGAGAAAATACAATACGCACGGGACTTGATAGAaagattacatattattaaaatggtaGAAGGAGTGCCTAAATTACAGAGAAAAATTCAACAAGAAATGGACTTTTTAATGAGA ttaaaaaaatcaaaaaaggtTAAAGTAGAACAGTTGTCATGCTCAAATCTGAGGCATCTGGGTGCAATGGTTGACTGTGCTCTAAGACCAGGAGTAGTAtcagtttgtaaaatatttcacattaATGCTGATAGCAAACTTGTTATAGACATAATAAGTGAAAATGGAAAAGTTTGGACTAAAG TGATAGCCCGAAATCCAAAATCATTATCAGCACTTAGTGAAGGTAATGCATCATATGGAGCAAGATCAATTTTAGACCAAGCAGTGGATTATGTTGAATGTGCTAAATTATATCCCTGTATGTTTAAACCCCCAAAg GTCATTTTCGAGTTTGTAAGTGGCATTGAAAAGAATCTGGCTCATAGGCTGAAATCTCATGGGATTGTTGTAAGTGGGGAAATTTTGCCAAATTCTACTGATTATTTTGATGAATGTTCAGATTCATCATCAGCTGAAGACACTGGTGGAAATAG tacaaATGAACATGCGGGAATCTTCTCAAATGATAAAGACATTGGTATTAACACTCTTAATTTAGATGTCACTGCTATGATGGCATATGTGAGCAACATGACAAATGGATACTGCAAATACTTGTTTCAACAAGATGTGTTAACACAACAAGCAGCATGGGATGATGAAAGACCTGTAAAACCAATATTAGATAAATTGTTTGAAG GTAAAACGTTAGTTTGCTGTAGAACCGCTTGggataattttgaaaaaattgtacaaaCTTTAGGAGGGCCTATGGAGAAGAAAAGAAGTATGAActtaaaagaaatgttaacCATACACGATGATGACTATGGAG GTCCTGATGACTATCCCAGACAAAATTTGAAAGTGAGGGGCAATGTTCGATTAAGATCAAAAACAGTATTCAACTTTGGCCATAGGATTAAAGCCCTCACTGTTTCTGCTAATGTGGGATTTATAAGAGCAGCAATGCAACAG GGTGTTAACTATGCTGCCTTTATTCACGAATCAAGAGCTCTTACCGAGGGAAAAGAAGGCAGCGCCACAAAAATTTTATGA
- the LOC110995206 gene encoding proliferation-associated protein 2G4: protein MADEKDVEKTIAEDLVVTKYKLAGQIVNRVLEQVIAKCVPDASVREICEFGDKLLLDETSKVFKKEKDSKKGIAFSTCVSVNNCICHFSPIPSETDYVLKLGDLAKIDLGAHIDGFIAVVAHTVAVGGGEVSGRAADVLLAAHHASEAALRLLRPGNENYAITDVAQKISAEYGCKPIEGMLSHQLKQFRIDGEKSIIQNPTEAQRKEHEKATFETYEVYAMDVLISTGEGVGREMDTRCTIYKKTDEIYQLKLKASRMFYSEVRNKHGSMPFNLRSFDKETSARLGVVECVNHKLIEPFQVLYERPGELVAQFKFTVLLLPSGTHRITGLPFDKAQCKTERTIKDPELNALLNSSTKSNKKKKKKAGAEEPMEVETAA, encoded by the exons ATGGCTGACGAAAAAGATGTTGAGAAAACCATTGCTGAAGACTTGGTTGTCACCAAGTACAAATTAGCCGGGCAAATTGTGAACC GTGTCCTGGAACAAGTAATTGCTAAATGTGTTCCCGATGCTAGTGTCAGAGAAATATGCGAATTTGGTGATAAACTTTTGTTAGATGAAACTTCTAAAGTATTTAAGAAGGAAAAAGATTCTAAAAAGGGTATAGCGTTCTCAACGTGTGTCTCTGTAAACAACTGTATTTGCCACTTCTCGCCTATCCCAAGTGAAACGGATTATGTCTTAAAGCTTGGAGATCTAGCTAAGAT TGACCTTGGAGCTCATATAGATGGATTCATTGCCGTGGTGGCACACACTGTTGCAGTTGGTGGTGGAGAAGTATCAGGCCGTGCTGCTGATGTATTGCTTGCAGCACATCATGCCAGTGAAGCTGCCTTGAGGTTGTTACGACCTGGAAATGAG AATTATGCTATAACTGATGTTGCACAGAAAATAAGTGCAGAGTATGGTTGTAAGCCTATAGAAGGAATGCTCTCTCACCAACTGAAGCAGTTTAGGATTGATGGTGAGAAGAGCATTATTCAGAACCCAACTGAAGCACAGAGAAAGGAACATGAAAAGGCTACATTTGAGACATATGAGGTTTACGCAATGGATGTTCTTATTTCTACTGGAGAGGGTGTG GGACGTGAAATGGATACTAGATGTACAATATACAAGAAAACTGATGAGAtctatcaattaaaattaaaagcatcaAGAATGTTTTACAGTGAG GTTCGCAACAAACATGGATCAATGCCATTTAATCTACGAAGTTTTGACAAGGAGACAAGTGCCAGACTGGGAGTTGTTGAATGTGTCAATCACAAGCTTATTGAACCTTTCCAG GTCCTTTATGAGCGGCCTGGTGAGTTAGTGGCACAATTCAAGTTTACAGTGTTACTGTTGCCAAGTGGCACTCATCGTATCACTGGCCTGCCTTTTGACAAAGCTCAATGTAAGACTGAGCGTACAATCAAGGATCCAGAACTGAAT GCCCTTCTCAACTCATCCACAAAATCTaacaaaaagaagaaaaagaaagctGGAGCTGAAGAGCCGATGGAAGTAGAGACGGCTGCCTAG
- the LOC110995205 gene encoding uncharacterized protein LOC110995205 — protein MESTTNLLRNINRCLIPKLFKNYDECSDHQEFNIRNQNLAYNFKILIECLYDINCIDFKNNPAIIALLVNLFLELSCDGPWNNHVTEDISKHLNTHFEKITSIRLDSVFKRNNIFDHQEVFNKFSDELHLKLTYESFKKYPAQIEVYYLFIKNLKGYDVAVVPSKIFPITILLVEDYVDFNKNKGLKCCTHLLQYLDSNVFLTGNYYEVIYRTLKRNLSDRDDNITNLTHSNLLMLLDILPNTGKRQKLDELYKSCLDQLSIESNLYHKVALINFTCTVIEHHKINCANRSIFKDIVCQNLDICTNNAVIDVILAPLLKCLKKWIIYCWPVWKYNTDHKLLSALLKVLYTCNEDLYKEIYNIIVTLICLCTEDEQTQILNNLNKVQEIQCDIFKEKISNIITHFA, from the exons ATGGAATCtacaactaatttattaagaaatattaatcgCTGCCTAATACCAAAATTGTTCAAAAACTACGATGAATGTTCTGATCATCaggaatttaatataagaaatcaaAACTTGGCTTACAACTTTAAAATTCTCATTGAATGTTTATATGATATCAATTGCATAGACTTCAAAAATAATCCTGCGATTATCGCTCTTCTCGTGAATTTGTTCTTAGAACTAAGTTGTGATGGGCCATGGAATAACCATGTCACTGAAGATATATCAAAACATTTGAACACACACTTTGAAAAAATTACTTCAATTAGATTAGATTCTGTTTTCaagagaaataatatatttgatcaTCAAGaagtctttaataaattttctgatgaacttcatttaaaattaacatatgaaagttttaaaaagtatcCAGCTCAAATTGaagtttactatttatttattaaaaatttaaaa GGTTATGATGTTGCTGTGGtgccttcaaaaatatttccaataaCTATTCTCCTTGTTGAAGATTatgtagattttaataaaaacaaaggcCTAAAATGCTGTACTCATTTGTTGCAGTATCTG GATAGTAATGTTTTTCTAACTGGGAACTACTATGAAGTTATTTACAGaactttaaaaagaaatctaTCTGATAGAGATGACAATATTACGAATCTTACTCATtcaaatttattgatgttaCTAGATATATTACCAAATACTGGAAAg agaCAAAAATTGGATGAGCTTTATAAAAGCTGTTTAGACCAACTATCAATAGAATCAAACTTATATCATAAAGTAGCTCTGATTAACTTCACATGCACTGTTATAGAGcaccataaaattaattgtgctAATAGGagcatttttaaagatattgtgTGTCAAAATTTGGATATTTGTACCAATAATGCTGTCATTGATGTAATTTTAGCACCACTTCTGAAG tGTTTAAAGAAATGGATTATCTACTGTTGGCCAGTGTGGAAGTACAACACAGACCACAAACTTCTATCTGCACTTTTGAAAGTTTTGTATACTTGTAATGAAGATctctataaagaaatatataacattattgtaaCACTTATCTGTTTATGTACAGAGGATGAGCAAACTcaaattcttaataatttaaacaaagttcAAGAAATTCAAtgtgatatatttaaagagaaaataagtaatataataacacattttgcctaa
- the LOC110995204 gene encoding interleukin-1 receptor-associated kinase 4 — MCLLKMYKNVEIRKLPSGLLCNLINILEINSDWKKFMSNIPKDINDLSSTNFEPKYNSEHICMIEEYARESSLKCTEILLDEWATSGRVRPRLSDLKKIIDKSQVLYRAADELADLLNESKPQRPGDGPAAPITTDVSILLNDSKFTTDNSNMQRFCGQSTQEMKSADPLIQFSLSNPPISINSNDSIGNKTTVEIKSASDLIKFSSNNIENNTSSQSYTKPLEASGNVPDFKAMEQESANLNYENVYQQSFPNLYMSIDIDSAILQDTKLRDFKYQVLQSITNNFSDNIVEGPNGFKAGKIGSGGFGDVFVGTYPNFGLLAVKKVHSNLDIKRKPDIAMKVFNAEVKFLSHFRHTNILPILGYSIDGPVPCIVSEYIDGGSLSEKIQAKVLNIEHRMNIILGTAKGLKYLHTNETPIQSNAELLNLGRAIASDSDHSTTNFVHGDVKTANILLTKDYVPKLCDFGLAKQYDFTIMTTCPMGTSAYMAPEGLHGTITQKIDIYSFGIVLLEVLTGLKPIVVSNGEKLNIKDYVEENYKGDIKVLLDYDVQNWIEAKDIFALAQKCLERNRKDRPTMNEVCKALFEIWD, encoded by the exons ATGtgtcttttaaaaatgtataaaaatgttgaaatacGTAAGCTTCCGTCTGGACTCCtgtgcaatttaattaatattttggagATTAACAGTGATTGGAAAAAGTTCATGTCTAACATTCCAAAAGATATAAATGACTTATCGTCCACAAATTTTGAGCCTAAATACAACAGCGAGCATATCTG CATGATAGAAGAATACGCTAGGGAAAGTAGTCTGAAGTGCACTGAAATTTTGCTAGATGAATGGGCTACATCAGGCAGAGTGCGTCCAAGATTGagtgatttaaaaaagattattgaCAAATCACAAGTGTTGTACAGAGCAGCAGATGAATTGGCAGACCTTCTCAATG aatctaAACCACAGCGCCCTGGAGATGGTCCAGCTGCACCAATAACTACTGATGTTTCAATACTATTAAATGACTCTAAATTTACAACAGATAACAGTAATATGCAAAGATTTTGCGGTCAGTCCACACAAGAGATGAAATCAGCAGAtccattaatacaattctCTTTATCAAATCCTCCTATAAGTATAAACAGTAATGACTCTATTGGAAATAAAACCACAGTAGAAATTAAATCGGCatctgatttaattaaattctcttcaaataatatagaaaataatacaagCAGTCAATCTTATACTAAGCCTTTGGAGGCATCTGGCAATGTACCTGATTTTAAAGCAATGGAACAAGAATCtgccaatttaaattatgagaaTGTGTACCAACAATCATTCCCAAACCTTTATATGTCTATTGATATAGATAGCGCTATACTTCAAGATACAAAACTAAGGGATTTTAAGTATCAGGTATTACAGAGCatcacaaataatttttctgataATATAGTTGAAGGTCCGAATGGATTTAAAGCTGGTAAGATTGGTAGTGGAGGATTTGGTGATGTGTTTGTTGGAACTTATCCAAATTTTGGTTTGCTTGCTGTAAAAAAAGTCCACAgtaatttggatattaaacGAAAACCTGATATTGCTATGAAAGTATTTAATGCTGAAGTTAAATTTCTTTCACACTTTAGGCATACTAATATATTACCAATTTTGGGATATTCTATAGATGGTCCAGTCCCTTGTATTGTAAGTGAATATATAGATGGAGGTTCATTATCCGAAAAAATTCAagcaaaagttttaaatatagaacacaGAATGAACATTATATTAGGAACAGCAAAgggattaaaatatttacatacaaatgaaACACCCATACAGAGTAATGCagaattattgaatttagGCAGAGCTATTGCATCAGATTCAGATCATTCCACTACAAATTTTGTACATGGAGATGTGAAAACTGcaaatattctattaacaAAAGATTATGTGCCCAag CTCTGTGATTTTGGATTAGCTAAGCAGTATGATTTCACTATAATGACTACCTGTCCAATGGGAACATCAGCATATATGGCCCCTGAAGGATTACATGGTACAATTACTCAGAAAATTGACATATACAGTTTTGGTATTGTGTTACTGGAGGTACTTACTGGCCTTAAACCTATAGTAGTGTCAAATggagaaaaattaaacatcaaAGATTATGTGGAAGAAAATTACAAAGGAgacataaaagttttattagattatGATGTGCAAAATTGGATAGAAGCCAAAGACATATTTGCATTGGCACAGAAATGCTTAGAACGAAATAGAAAAGATAGACCTACAATGAATGAAGTGTGTAAAgcattatttgaaatttgggATTGA